Genomic segment of Leptospira perdikensis:
CTACATATGGATTCCCCGGAAGAAGTCTCGTCGGTAATCTTAAAATTTTTAGAAAATGAAACGATCAAGGACAATCAATGAACCAACCTATAGAAAATCCTTCTAAACATGGTTACGAAATCCATCACGATACTTGTTTTGGATGTGGAAAAGAAAACCCTTTAGGGTTAGTTGCTGATTTTACTTTTCATGACGAAACTGGTGAAGTCAACTTCACCTACAATTTCAAAAAAATGTATAACGGGGCTCCCGGTTTTGTTCACGGTGGCATCCTTTCAACCGTTTTAGATGAGGCAATGGGTGGGCTCTGTTTTCATTTAGGGTATATCGTAATGACAGATACGATGAGTTTTAAATTTCACAAAGCAACACCTGTCGAGAAGGAACTGCTCATCCGTGCTTGGCCAATCAAAAAAGC
This window contains:
- a CDS encoding PaaI family thioesterase; translation: MNQPIENPSKHGYEIHHDTCFGCGKENPLGLVADFTFHDETGEVNFTYNFKKMYNGAPGFVHGGILSTVLDEAMGGLCFHLGYIVMTDTMSFKFHKATPVEKELLIRAWPIKKAKRKVLLECELTSLDGDILYVKGEGAFHILPPRFFSEKLTGGKIAIANELLSVNKLKRAHLFDRIET